In Pongo abelii isolate AG06213 chromosome 5, NHGRI_mPonAbe1-v2.0_pri, whole genome shotgun sequence, a single genomic region encodes these proteins:
- the LOC100459075 gene encoding putative olfactory receptor 2B3, whose protein sequence is MPLFVVLLLSYTITIFGNVSIMMVCTLDPKLHTPMYFFLTNLSILDLCYTTTTVPHMLVNIGCNKKTISYAGCVAQLIIFLALGATECLLLAVMSFDRYVAVCRPLHYVVIMNYWFCLRMAAFSWLTAFGNSVLQSSLTLNIPRCGHQEVDHFFCEVPALLKLSCADTKPVEAELFFFSVLILLIPVTLILISYGFIAQAVLKIRSAEGRQKAFGTCESHMIVVSLFYGTAIYMYLQPPSSTSKDWGKMVSLFYGIITPMLNPLIYSLRNKDIKEAFKRVMPRIFFCKK, encoded by the coding sequence ATGCCCCTTTTTGTGGTCCTGTTACTATCATACACAATCACCATATTTGGCAATGTGTCCATCATGATGGTGTGCACTCTGGATCCCAAACTTCATACTCCCATGTATTTCTTTCTCACTAATCTCTCCATCTTAGATCTCTGCTATACCACAACTACAGTCCCTCATATGTTGGTAAATATTGGTTGCAACAAAAAGACCATCAGTTATGCTGGCTGTGTGGCCCAACTCATCATCTTCCTGGCCCTAGGTGCTACTGAGTGTCTCCTTCTGGCTGTTATGTCCTTTGACAGATATGTGGCTGTTTGCAGACCCCTCCACTATGTAGTCATCATGAATTATTGGTTCTGCCTAAGGATGGCAGCCTTCTCATGGCTCACTGCTTTCGGCAACTCAGTGCTGCAGTCTTCCTTGACTCTTAACATACCACGCTGTGGTCACCAGGAAGTGGACCACTTTTTCTGTGAGGTGCCTGCACTTCTCAAGTTGTCATGTGCTGACACAAAGCCTGTTGAGGCTGAGCTCTTCTTCTTTAGTGTACTAATTCTTCTAATTCCAGTGACACTGATCCTCATCTCCTATGGCTTCATAGCTCAAGCAGTATTAAAAATCAGGTCAGCAGAAGGACGGCAAAAAGCATTTGGGACATGTGAGTCCCACATGATTGTGGTGTCCCTCTTTTATGGAACAGCCATTTATATGTATCTTCAACCACCTTCATCCACCTCTAAGGACTGGGGAAAGATGGTTTCCCTCTTCTATGGAATCATCACACCCATGTTGAACCCCCTCATCTACAGCCTTAGAAACAAAGATATAAAGGAGGCCTTCAAGAGGGTGATGCCAAGAATCTTTTTCTGTAAGAAATAA